From the Butyrivibrio fibrisolvens genome, one window contains:
- a CDS encoding phosphoribosylformylglycinamidine synthase — translation MVRRVYVEKKKPFAGKAKDLRHEIRRYLGIMSCEDVRVLIRYDIENVSDEVFEKACTTVFSEPPVDILYRESFDVNEGERVFSVQALPGQFDQRADSAEQCVRFIRGEEEPIIRSADTYVIIGNVSDEELDKIKEYVVNPVDSRIVDETKADTLATTYPEPEDVKIFDGFKDMSQEELRKLYDSLGLAMTFKDFEWIQTYFHDEEKRDPSVTEIRVLDTYWSDHCRHTTFGTELKTITFGEGDYKKPIENAYNEYLIARDELYADPAKKKEKFISLMDLALVGMKKLKKDGKLTDMEESEENNACTVVVPVEVDYGQGKTTENWLVFFKNETHNHPTEIEPFGGAATCLGGAIRDPLSGRGYVYQAMRVTGAADPTVPVSQTLKGKLSQKKLVRGAAQGYSSYGNQIGLATGYVKEIYHPNYVAKRMEIGAVMGAAPQANVMRKSSDPGDIIVLLGGRTGRDGIGGATGSSKAHTNASLTTCGAEVQKGNAPTERKLQRLFRRKEVSSIIKKCNDFGAGGVSVAIGELADGLDVNLDLVPKKYAGLDGTELAISESQERMAVVVDPKDVDQFLAYAAEENLEAVKVAVVTKEPRLVLNWRGKKIVDISRAFLNTNGAHQETDVEVEIPSKADNYFNKVACEKAGEALSKGDVKAAFLEEMKDLNVCSQKGLVERFDSSIGAATVEMPYGGKYQLTETQNMIAKLPVLDGESDTVTMMAYGFDPYLSSWSPYHGAVYAVTESVARIVAGGGEVKDLHFTFQEYFKRMTEDPKRWSQPFTALLGALDAQLGFGKASIGGKDSMSGSFNDINVPPTLVSFAVDVAKLSDVVTPELKAAGDKLVEVRIARDEYDLPVYEKVIALYNKVSELMKSGVIKSAYALDGYGIAAAAAKMSFGNKLGVAFDDAVSAKDLFANGMCNLLVEVSEADLSKVLEVEGARLVGSVTSENVFTVEGIKVDGEELLSAWTGTLEKVFPSKAGDDETVIETKLYDTKDIYVCKNKVAKPTVFIPVFPGSNCEYDSAAAFKAAGADVDIKIFRNQNAQDIYESVEEFEKSIEKAQIIMFPGGFSAGDEPDGSAKFFATAFQNAKIKEAVEKLLNERDGLVLGICNGFQAVIKLGLVPNGKITGQNVDSPTLTFNTIGRHISKMAYLKVVSNKSPWLQEAKLGGVYTNPASHGEGRFVAPENVIDDLFANGQVAFQYCDVDGNISMDSEWNINGSYRAIEGITSPDGRCLGKMCHAERRGKGVAVNIYGEQDLKIFKSGVEYFK, via the coding sequence ATGGTCAGAAGAGTCTATGTAGAAAAAAAGAAACCTTTTGCAGGCAAGGCAAAAGACCTGCGACATGAGATAAGAAGGTATCTTGGTATCATGTCATGCGAGGATGTTCGCGTACTTATAAGATACGATATTGAGAACGTATCTGATGAGGTATTTGAGAAGGCTTGTACTACAGTTTTTTCAGAGCCTCCTGTTGATATACTTTACAGAGAGTCTTTTGACGTTAATGAAGGTGAGCGCGTATTCAGCGTTCAGGCCCTTCCCGGACAGTTCGACCAAAGAGCTGACTCAGCTGAGCAGTGCGTCCGCTTTATACGAGGCGAAGAAGAGCCTATCATCAGAAGCGCTGATACATATGTGATCATAGGCAATGTATCTGACGAGGAGCTTGATAAGATCAAAGAGTATGTTGTAAACCCTGTAGATTCTCGTATAGTAGATGAGACCAAGGCTGATACTCTTGCAACCACATATCCTGAGCCTGAAGATGTCAAGATCTTCGATGGCTTCAAGGATATGAGTCAGGAAGAGCTTAGAAAGCTCTATGATTCACTTGGACTTGCCATGACTTTCAAGGATTTTGAATGGATCCAGACTTATTTCCATGATGAGGAAAAAAGAGATCCTTCCGTTACAGAGATCCGTGTTCTTGATACATACTGGTCTGATCACTGCCGTCATACAACATTCGGCACTGAGCTTAAGACTATAACATTTGGCGAAGGCGATTACAAAAAGCCTATCGAGAATGCATATAATGAATACCTTATCGCACGTGATGAGCTCTACGCTGATCCTGCTAAGAAAAAAGAGAAGTTCATCTCCCTTATGGATCTTGCTCTTGTAGGAATGAAGAAGCTCAAAAAAGACGGTAAGCTCACAGATATGGAAGAATCTGAAGAGAACAATGCCTGTACAGTAGTAGTTCCTGTAGAAGTTGATTACGGTCAGGGCAAGACAACTGAGAACTGGCTTGTATTCTTCAAGAATGAAACACACAACCATCCTACAGAGATCGAGCCTTTCGGCGGCGCTGCAACATGTCTTGGCGGTGCTATCCGTGATCCGCTTTCAGGAAGAGGTTATGTATATCAGGCAATGCGTGTAACAGGTGCTGCAGATCCTACAGTTCCTGTATCCCAGACTCTTAAAGGTAAGCTCTCACAGAAGAAGCTCGTAAGAGGCGCTGCTCAGGGATATTCATCCTATGGTAACCAGATAGGTCTTGCTACAGGATATGTTAAGGAAATATATCACCCTAACTACGTAGCTAAGAGAATGGAAATCGGTGCTGTTATGGGCGCTGCTCCTCAGGCCAATGTAATGCGTAAGAGCTCAGACCCGGGAGATATCATCGTACTTCTTGGCGGACGCACAGGCCGCGATGGAATAGGAGGAGCTACAGGATCTTCCAAGGCTCATACAAATGCCTCACTTACAACATGCGGAGCTGAGGTTCAGAAGGGTAATGCTCCTACAGAGCGTAAACTTCAGAGACTCTTTAGAAGAAAAGAAGTATCATCCATCATCAAGAAGTGTAACGACTTTGGTGCAGGCGGTGTATCAGTAGCAATCGGCGAACTTGCAGATGGTCTTGATGTAAATCTTGATCTTGTACCTAAGAAATATGCAGGTCTTGATGGAACAGAGCTTGCTATATCAGAGTCTCAGGAGCGTATGGCAGTAGTGGTTGATCCTAAGGATGTCGATCAGTTCCTTGCATATGCAGCAGAAGAGAACCTTGAAGCTGTAAAGGTGGCGGTAGTAACCAAGGAACCTCGTCTTGTACTTAACTGGAGAGGCAAGAAGATAGTAGATATCTCCAGAGCATTCCTTAATACTAATGGTGCTCACCAGGAGACAGATGTAGAAGTGGAGATTCCTTCAAAGGCAGATAACTATTTTAACAAGGTTGCTTGTGAGAAAGCTGGCGAAGCTCTTTCAAAGGGCGATGTAAAGGCTGCATTCCTTGAGGAGATGAAAGACCTTAACGTATGTTCTCAGAAGGGTCTTGTAGAAAGATTTGACTCATCTATCGGAGCTGCAACGGTTGAAATGCCTTATGGTGGTAAATACCAGCTTACAGAGACTCAGAACATGATAGCAAAGCTTCCTGTTCTTGATGGCGAAAGCGATACAGTAACAATGATGGCTTACGGATTTGATCCATATCTTTCATCCTGGAGCCCATATCACGGCGCTGTATATGCAGTAACAGAGTCTGTAGCAAGAATCGTAGCAGGCGGCGGCGAAGTTAAAGACCTTCACTTCACATTCCAGGAGTATTTCAAGAGAATGACAGAAGATCCAAAGAGATGGTCACAGCCATTTACAGCTCTTCTTGGTGCTCTTGATGCTCAGCTTGGATTTGGCAAGGCTTCAATAGGTGGTAAGGACTCTATGTCAGGATCATTTAATGACATCAACGTACCACCAACACTTGTATCCTTCGCTGTAGATGTAGCAAAGCTTTCAGATGTTGTAACACCTGAACTTAAGGCAGCAGGAGATAAGCTTGTAGAAGTAAGAATCGCAAGAGATGAATATGATCTTCCTGTATATGAGAAAGTTATTGCTCTTTACAATAAGGTTTCAGAGCTTATGAAGAGCGGCGTTATAAAGTCTGCTTATGCTCTTGACGGATACGGAATCGCTGCAGCAGCTGCAAAGATGTCCTTTGGTAACAAGCTTGGAGTAGCATTTGATGATGCTGTAAGTGCAAAAGATCTTTTTGCAAACGGAATGTGTAATCTCCTTGTAGAAGTTTCTGAAGCAGACCTTTCCAAGGTACTCGAAGTTGAAGGCGCAAGACTTGTAGGAAGCGTAACAAGCGAAAATGTCTTCACAGTAGAAGGCATCAAGGTAGACGGTGAGGAGCTTCTTAGCGCATGGACAGGAACACTTGAAAAGGTATTCCCTTCAAAAGCAGGAGATGACGAGACTGTTATCGAAACAAAGCTTTATGATACAAAAGATATATATGTATGCAAGAACAAAGTTGCAAAGCCTACAGTATTCATTCCTGTATTCCCGGGAAGTAACTGTGAGTACGACTCTGCAGCAGCTTTTAAGGCAGCAGGCGCTGATGTAGATATCAAGATATTCAGAAACCAGAATGCACAGGATATCTACGAATCAGTTGAAGAGTTTGAAAAGTCAATTGAAAAGGCACAGATCATCATGTTCCCAGGCGGATTCTCAGCAGGCGATGAACCGGATGGATCAGCTAAGTTCTTTGCAACAGCATTCCAGAATGCTAAGATCAAAGAAGCTGTAGAAAAGCTCCTCAACGAAAGAGACGGACTTGTACTTGGTATCTGTAACGGATTCCAGGCTGTCATCAAGCTTGGACTTGTACCAAACGGCAAGATCACAGGTCAGAACGTAGATTCACCTACACTGACATTCAATACAATAGGACGTCACATCTCCAAGATGGCATACCTCAAGGTTGTATCCAATAAGAGCCCATGGCTCCAGGAAGCAAAGCTTGGCGGAGTATATACAAACCCTGCTTCACACGGTGAAGGAAGATTCGTTGCTCCTGAAAATGTTATTGATGATCTGTTTGCAAACGGTCAGGTTGCATTCCAGTACTGCGATGTAGATGGCAACATCTCTATGGACAGCGAATGGAACATCAACGGATCCTACAGAGCTATCGAAGGTATCACATCTCCTGACGGAAGATGTCTTGGTAAGATGTGCCATGCAGAGCGTCGTGGCAAGGGCGTAGCTGTTAATATCTACGGTGAGCAGGATCTTAAGATCTTTAAGTCAGGTGTAGAGTACTTTAAGTAA
- a CDS encoding TetR/AcrR family transcriptional regulator: MGAKASRTEKHILAKAREIFSKKGFKNVTMQDIVDACDISRGGLYLHFSSVEDIFLAVLKAEDSIGSDNEASSENVEGEGDYLDGISVSTKLSASDRFAAFLKEQKRFILRRKDGLSLALMEYYSGHNSSPDNNYIKGRFDDCVHTIEEIVSDGALSGEFECEDVAGFARNLAYVLEGLKTMATVVSISEQTVDKEMFYILQGIVPVDQYINN; encoded by the coding sequence ATGGGAGCCAAGGCAAGCAGAACTGAAAAGCATATTTTAGCTAAGGCTAGGGAGATTTTTTCCAAAAAAGGCTTTAAGAATGTTACTATGCAGGATATCGTAGATGCCTGCGATATAAGTCGTGGTGGATTATATCTTCATTTTTCAAGTGTCGAAGATATATTCCTGGCTGTTCTTAAAGCAGAAGATTCTATTGGATCAGATAACGAAGCTTCTTCTGAGAATGTTGAAGGCGAAGGTGACTATTTAGATGGCATCAGTGTCAGCACTAAACTTTCTGCATCTGACAGATTTGCAGCATTTTTGAAGGAGCAGAAACGCTTTATCCTTCGCAGAAAAGACGGTCTTAGTCTTGCTCTTATGGAATACTATTCTGGTCACAATTCATCCCCTGACAACAATTATATTAAGGGTCGTTTTGACGATTGCGTTCACACCATCGAAGAGATTGTTTCTGATGGTGCTTTAAGTGGCGAATTTGAGTGTGAGGATGTAGCTGGTTTTGCCAGAAATCTTGCATACGTATTGGAAGGACTTAAGACTATGGCAACAGTTGTATCTATATCTGAACAGACTGTGGACAAGGAGATGTTTTATATTCTGCAGGGCATTGTACCTGTAGATCAATATATTAATAATTAA
- a CDS encoding DUF6508 domain-containing protein, whose protein sequence is MADVTENSPQDIVNRYRGMVETLSKYLKWFKENDSKAVDQKYNGSNMDTTMIFPVYDSTVLSFVKDAQASGLMDRNYVYLYSRKNLKTWKDELEYISNVDIMHLDDVNRILSKYVLGGQVKAGMWSEAVQHGIFEHAVRKMQELIELWDHEN, encoded by the coding sequence ATGGCAGATGTAACTGAGAATAGCCCGCAGGATATTGTTAACCGTTATCGTGGTATGGTAGAGACTCTATCTAAGTATTTGAAGTGGTTCAAAGAAAATGATAGCAAAGCAGTCGATCAGAAGTATAATGGATCGAATATGGATACTACCATGATATTTCCGGTATATGATTCTACAGTCCTTTCTTTTGTAAAGGATGCGCAGGCTTCCGGTCTTATGGACCGCAATTATGTGTATTTATATAGTAGGAAGAATCTAAAAACCTGGAAAGACGAACTTGAATATATATCAAATGTAGACATTATGCATTTGGACGATGTCAATCGTATTTTATCTAAGTATGTTCTGGGTGGACAGGTCAAAGCCGGAATGTGGTCAGAAGCTGTTCAGCATGGGATCTTTGAACATGCTGTCAGGAAGATGCAGGAACTTATTGAATTGTGGGATCATGAGAACTGA
- a CDS encoding VanZ family protein — translation MKYLRMYIKYTLRYTLKPLSFVPALVMMYLIYSFSGQSGTESSSLSYDVGFHFYDLINNLFALDLSSSQIANYALNNQFYIRKAAHITEYFLLAMSVSLPLYVYKIRGFKLSFLATLFCVLYAFLDEYHQSFSYGRSPQLRDVAIDSIGIIAGVIIVRIIGFIGRKTVFRSLSEEYEEQKAA, via the coding sequence ATGAAATATTTACGAATGTATATCAAATACACATTAAGATACACACTTAAACCACTATCATTTGTTCCTGCACTTGTGATGATGTACCTGATCTATTCTTTTTCAGGTCAGAGCGGTACAGAATCAAGTTCTTTAAGTTATGATGTTGGATTTCATTTTTATGATCTAATCAACAACCTATTCGCTCTGGACCTGTCATCAAGTCAGATTGCAAACTATGCTTTAAACAACCAGTTTTATATCAGAAAGGCAGCTCACATTACAGAGTATTTCCTTCTTGCAATGTCAGTTTCCCTGCCTCTATATGTATATAAGATAAGAGGATTTAAGTTATCTTTCCTGGCTACTTTGTTCTGTGTATTATACGCTTTCCTCGACGAGTATCATCAGTCATTTTCATATGGAAGATCACCACAGCTTCGAGATGTAGCCATCGATTCCATAGGCATCATAGCCGGAGTTATCATAGTTAGGATAATAGGATTTATAGGACGTAAGACTGTATTCAGATCTCTCTCAGAAGAATACGAGGAGCAAAAAGCTGCATAA
- a CDS encoding HAD family hydrolase, which yields MKLKYDNYIFDLYGTLIDIHTDESSPKFWKKITEFYSCYGADYTPEQLQQTYFDLVRQQEHELAYKLAISFPEIELERVFVKLLLKAPFHHETYSSVYQMNEEELVHSQWVQDLSNMFRILSRDRLKVYPGVIDTLKTIQKEGGRIFLLSNAQGLFTRPELEITGLAGYFDDIYISSENQMKKPQPQFMKKLLDEQQITASSAVMIGNDFQSDIGIAAACKVDSIFLNTDGLSQLEMRARLSRVTDDYYKGYKPEIVMSGDIREILDICTDN from the coding sequence ATGAAATTAAAATATGACAATTATATTTTTGACTTATATGGAACTTTGATAGATATACACACTGATGAGAGTAGTCCGAAGTTTTGGAAAAAGATTACCGAATTTTATTCATGTTATGGAGCAGATTATACCCCGGAACAGCTGCAGCAGACCTATTTTGATCTTGTAAGACAGCAGGAACATGAACTTGCCTATAAACTGGCAATAAGCTTCCCTGAGATAGAGCTTGAGAGAGTCTTTGTAAAGCTTCTGCTAAAAGCTCCTTTTCATCATGAGACATATAGCTCTGTATATCAAATGAATGAGGAAGAGCTTGTGCATAGTCAGTGGGTTCAGGATCTGTCCAATATGTTCAGGATATTATCAAGAGACAGGCTTAAGGTATATCCGGGAGTTATCGACACTCTAAAGACAATTCAAAAAGAAGGCGGAAGGATATTCCTTTTATCCAATGCCCAGGGCCTTTTTACAAGACCTGAGCTGGAGATAACCGGCCTCGCAGGGTATTTTGATGATATTTATATCTCTTCTGAGAATCAAATGAAAAAGCCCCAGCCCCAGTTTATGAAAAAGCTCCTGGATGAGCAGCAGATCACAGCATCAAGCGCTGTTATGATAGGCAATGATTTTCAAAGTGATATAGGAATTGCTGCAGCCTGCAAAGTTGATAGTATATTCCTTAATACAGATGGCCTTAGCCAGCTTGAGATGCGTGCCAGATTATCAAGAGTAACAGATGACTATTACAAAGGCTATAAACCGGAGATAGTAATGTCCGGCGATATCAGGGAAATTCTTGATATATGCACTGATAATTAA
- a CDS encoding alpha-amylase family glycosyl hydrolase — translation MKNTLSIIKKFLISNIVIALAVSMLAGCGKKDESEKLNIIDDNYRNYYEIYVHSFYDSNGDGIGDLNGVTQKLDYLKDLGINGIWLMPIMPSPTYHKYDVVDYMDIDSEYGTMEDFDKLVEECHKRGINIIIDMVMNHSSSQNEWFVKACDYLRTLKEGEEPDKNVCPYVSYYNFSKEKKNEAWYSVEGTDWYYEGVFWSEMPDLNLEDDNLRKEFETISDFWIEHGVDGYRMDAAMHYEDDDQGATLEIMNWIYNYCLSKKSDFYMVSEVWANKATIAAFYKSMTPSMFNFAAAGAEGTIEKAARGQLSADGLVNAMIDYQTTYSASNPDYIDAPFITNHDQVRVANNLNCDAGDMKMAAGILMTMSGSTFIYYGEEIGMKSQGKDDPNKRLPMNWSYTDPTGVCDVPEGADNDVEQSFEAVDAQLGDEMSLLNYYKRALKLRNMNPEIARGTITREDDLCSDSYAAIKKTWTRDDETGTTVTSAVIILYNTSDEAVVVDLTADEYKELTIAGYLTLDDAPISIDNGKVTMPPQSICVFR, via the coding sequence ATGAAAAATACTTTGAGTATAATAAAGAAATTTTTGATATCAAACATTGTCATAGCACTGGCGGTATCAATGCTTGCAGGGTGTGGCAAAAAAGATGAAAGTGAAAAGCTCAATATCATAGATGATAATTACAGGAATTATTATGAGATATATGTACACTCATTTTATGATTCTAATGGAGATGGTATAGGTGATCTGAACGGGGTGACTCAAAAACTTGACTATCTCAAAGATCTTGGGATCAATGGCATATGGCTTATGCCTATAATGCCATCACCAACTTATCATAAATATGACGTTGTTGATTATATGGATATTGATTCTGAATATGGCACAATGGAGGATTTTGATAAGCTTGTAGAAGAGTGCCATAAAAGAGGAATAAACATTATCATTGATATGGTAATGAATCATTCTTCATCCCAAAATGAGTGGTTTGTAAAAGCCTGCGACTATCTTAGAACACTTAAGGAAGGTGAAGAGCCTGATAAGAACGTATGTCCATATGTATCTTATTACAATTTTTCCAAAGAAAAGAAAAATGAAGCCTGGTATAGCGTAGAAGGAACTGACTGGTACTACGAAGGTGTGTTCTGGTCTGAAATGCCGGATCTTAACCTTGAAGATGATAATCTAAGAAAAGAATTCGAGACTATATCTGATTTCTGGATAGAACATGGAGTTGACGGATACAGAATGGATGCAGCGATGCATTATGAGGATGATGATCAGGGCGCAACTCTTGAGATAATGAACTGGATATATAATTACTGCCTTTCCAAAAAGTCAGACTTTTATATGGTATCAGAAGTCTGGGCCAATAAGGCGACAATTGCAGCTTTTTATAAGAGCATGACTCCCAGTATGTTCAATTTTGCAGCAGCAGGAGCTGAGGGAACGATTGAGAAAGCTGCAAGGGGACAGCTATCTGCTGATGGCCTTGTAAATGCAATGATTGATTATCAGACTACATATTCTGCGTCCAATCCTGATTATATCGATGCTCCTTTTATCACCAATCATGACCAGGTCAGGGTAGCCAACAATCTAAACTGTGATGCGGGTGATATGAAGATGGCTGCAGGAATACTCATGACTATGAGCGGAAGTACTTTTATATATTATGGCGAAGAAATCGGTATGAAGAGTCAGGGCAAGGATGATCCTAACAAAAGACTTCCTATGAACTGGTCCTATACAGATCCTACGGGAGTATGCGATGTCCCTGAAGGCGCTGACAATGATGTAGAGCAGTCGTTTGAGGCAGTAGATGCGCAGCTTGGGGATGAGATGTCCTTACTAAACTACTATAAGAGGGCATTAAAGCTTAGAAACATGAACCCTGAGATTGCCAGAGGAACTATCACAAGAGAAGATGATCTATGCAGCGACTCTTATGCAGCTATAAAGAAGACCTGGACAAGAGATGATGAAACGGGCACGACAGTGACGTCAGCAGTCATAATCTTATATAACACATCAGATGAAGCAGTAGTAGTCGACCTGACAGCTGATGAGTATAAAGAACTGACTATAGCAGGATATCTGACACTTGATGATGCTCCAATATCAATAGACAATGGCAAGGTAACAATGCCGCCCCAGTCTATATGTGTGTTTAGATAA
- a CDS encoding sugar ABC transporter permease, whose amino-acid sequence MAEPKLHKQHNALGNAIAYILLVILSIIWLFPFVCIVLQSFRAPTEGGGGMVAYLMPKQFSLDSYRWLFSADSNFVRWFGNTFIIAFFIAIGQTCFVLMVSYALSRIRFAGRTLLMKFWLILGMFPGFLSMICLYFLLKNIGLTQAGAIPGLILVGVASSGMGYYVCKGFFDTIPKTLDEAARIDGASRARIFFTMLLPLSKPIIIYQALIAFMAPWCDYIFASYIAFGYSKSYNVAVGLYDWVNTNDYQGYFTRFCAGGVLIAVPITALFMSLQKYYVEGVTGGAVKG is encoded by the coding sequence ATGGCTGAACCAAAATTACACAAACAACATAACGCTTTAGGTAATGCTATAGCGTATATACTTTTAGTAATACTTAGTATAATATGGCTGTTTCCTTTTGTATGTATCGTATTACAGAGTTTTAGAGCCCCGACTGAAGGCGGCGGAGGAATGGTAGCATATCTTATGCCAAAACAGTTCTCGCTTGACAGTTACAGATGGCTGTTTTCGGCAGATTCTAACTTTGTAAGATGGTTTGGAAACACATTCATCATTGCTTTCTTTATAGCAATCGGTCAGACCTGTTTTGTACTTATGGTTAGTTATGCGCTTTCACGTATAAGATTTGCAGGAAGAACACTTCTTATGAAGTTCTGGCTTATACTTGGAATGTTCCCGGGATTTTTATCCATGATCTGTCTGTATTTCCTTTTGAAAAATATAGGACTTACACAGGCAGGAGCTATTCCCGGCCTCATCCTTGTAGGTGTTGCAAGTTCTGGTATGGGATACTATGTATGCAAAGGATTTTTTGATACTATTCCTAAGACACTTGATGAGGCAGCAAGAATTGACGGAGCATCCCGCGCAAGGATATTCTTCACAATGCTCCTTCCTCTTTCAAAGCCTATCATCATCTATCAGGCACTTATTGCATTCATGGCACCATGGTGTGACTATATCTTCGCTTCATACATTGCCTTTGGTTACAGTAAGAGCTATAACGTAGCAGTTGGTCTCTATGACTGGGTCAACACCAATGACTATCAGGGATACTTCACAAGATTCTGTGCAGGCGGCGTTCTTATAGCAGTTCCTATCACAGCACTGTTCATGTCACTTCAGAAGTATTATGTAGAAGGTGTAACAGGCGGAGCAGTAAAGGGCTGA
- a CDS encoding carbohydrate ABC transporter permease — MEKNKNNVLSIIAGNIKNIGVTFKEGDWKTRLSFLIMGFGPIMRKSFARGIAYLLIEVAFIAYMATSGIANLSKLSTLGTEETHMDPNTFLTTYGDNSFLILLYGVLTAVLCVLFITFWRMNIQENQNEEKIIKNGGHIPTSSQDLKSLLDQKFHATLLALPVLGVLVFMVVPIIFMICVAFTNYDSTHQAPSKLFTWVGFENFTQLLKFGGNGMGSTFTTILIWTLVWAFFATFSTYFGGIALALLINKKGVKFKKFWRTIFVMTIAIPQFISLLYVSKMFAADGLINTYFVKWGIFERSYNFWAHPMTARVLIIVINLWIGIPYVMLMATGLLMNIPADLYESARIDGASPWQMFRKITMPYMLFVTGPYLLTSFTGNLNNFNVIYLLSGGGPTSMQLYGGSGYTDLLVTWLYKLVLNSTNYKLAACVGIITFVVVAFTSLIAYSKLPSIKDEEGFQ, encoded by the coding sequence ATGGAAAAAAACAAAAACAATGTGCTAAGCATTATCGCAGGTAATATCAAAAATATTGGTGTTACTTTTAAAGAGGGAGATTGGAAAACAAGGCTTTCTTTCCTTATCATGGGATTTGGTCCTATTATGAGGAAATCCTTTGCAAGAGGAATCGCTTATCTTCTTATCGAAGTTGCTTTTATCGCATATATGGCAACCTCAGGCATAGCTAATCTGTCTAAATTATCAACACTTGGTACTGAAGAGACACATATGGATCCGAATACTTTCCTTACTACATATGGAGACAATTCGTTCCTTATACTTCTGTATGGTGTGCTTACAGCAGTACTGTGCGTACTTTTTATCACTTTCTGGAGAATGAATATCCAGGAAAATCAAAACGAAGAGAAGATCATTAAAAATGGAGGACATATTCCTACTTCTTCTCAGGATTTAAAATCACTATTGGATCAGAAATTTCATGCAACACTTCTTGCACTTCCCGTGCTGGGCGTTCTTGTATTTATGGTAGTGCCTATTATATTCATGATATGTGTTGCATTTACTAATTATGATTCCACCCATCAGGCTCCAAGTAAGCTCTTTACATGGGTTGGATTTGAGAACTTTACACAGCTTCTTAAATTTGGCGGCAACGGTATGGGATCTACCTTCACAACGATCCTTATCTGGACTCTGGTATGGGCTTTCTTTGCAACATTCTCCACATATTTTGGAGGAATCGCACTTGCTCTTCTTATTAACAAAAAAGGTGTAAAGTTCAAAAAGTTCTGGCGTACTATTTTCGTAATGACTATAGCTATTCCACAGTTTATATCTTTATTGTATGTATCCAAGATGTTTGCAGCTGATGGTCTTATTAATACATATTTTGTAAAATGGGGCATCTTCGAAAGATCTTATAACTTCTGGGCACATCCTATGACAGCCAGAGTCCTTATCATAGTGATCAATCTCTGGATAGGTATCCCTTATGTAATGCTCATGGCAACAGGACTTCTTATGAATATTCCTGCAGATCTTTATGAAAGTGCAAGAATTGACGGAGCAAGTCCATGGCAGATGTTTAGAAAGATCACAATGCCATATATGCTCTTTGTTACAGGACCTTACCTTCTTACATCATTTACAGGCAACCTCAATAACTTCAACGTTATATACCTTCTGTCAGGAGGCGGACCAACATCCATGCAGCTGTATGGAGGATCAGGTTATACCGACCTTCTTGTAACATGGCTTTACAAACTTGTTCTTAACAGCACCAACTACAAACTGGCAGCCTGTGTAGGTATTATTACTTTCGTTGTTGTTGCATTTACATCTCTTATTGCATATAGCAAACTGCCTTCAATTAAAGATGAGGAGGGATTCCAGTAA